One window from the genome of Ananas comosus cultivar F153 linkage group 13, ASM154086v1, whole genome shotgun sequence encodes:
- the LOC109719608 gene encoding phenylalanine--tRNA ligase, chloroplastic/mitochondrial, with protein MLIQRSCARALSTHHRPLAPISSSSSSSLLLRSAHSLSPSLSSFRFLSFPFSSSPSPSPSPSPSHKRSKLPLAALLEIGGVKIAKDDVVRESDPANNVPDSIFSKIGLQLHRRDNHPIGILKNTIYDYFDTNFPAKFAKFDDLCPIVSVKQNFDDVLVPADHVSRSYNDTYYVDAQTVLRCHTSAHQAELLRKGHSHFLVTGDVYRRDSIDSTHYPVFHQMEGFRVFSPDEWAGSGMDGTSYAAMDLKKSLEGLAKHLFGAVDMRWVDTYFPFTNPSFELEIYFQEKWMEVLGCGVTEQEILKRNGRMDHVAWAFGLGLERLAMVLFDIPDIRLFWSNDQRFTSQFSEGKLGVKFKSFSKYPPCYKDMSFWISDAFTENNLCEVVRGIAGDLVEEVKLIDNFTNKKGMTSHCYRIAYRSMERSLTDEEINQLQWSVREAVQNKLNVILR; from the exons ATGCTTATCCAAAGAAGCTGCGCTCGCGCTCTCTCCACCCATCACCGCCCCCTCGCTccaatctcttcttcttcttcttcttctctcctcctCCGATCCGCTcactccctctccccctccctctcctccttccgcttcctctccttccccttctcctcctccccttccccttccccttctccttctccttcccacAAGAGATCCAAGCTCCCCCTCGCGGCCCTCCTCGAGATCGGCGGCGTCAAGATCGCCAAGGACG ATGTGGTGAGGGAGAGTGATCCCGCAAACAATGTGCCGGACTCGATTTTTTCCAAGATTGGGCTGCAGCTCCACCGGAGAGACAACCACCCTATTGGGATCTTGAAGAACACCATTTATGATTACTTTGACACCAATTTCCCCGCAAAGTTTGCCAAGTTTGATGACCTCTGCCCCATTGTTTCTGTCAAGCAG AATTTTGATGATGTACTGGTTCCTGCTGATCATGTTAGCAGGAGTTATAACGACACGTACTACGTTGATGCTCAAACCGTCTTGAGGTGTCACACAAGTGCTCATCAAGCAGAGCTGCTTAGGAAAGGGCACAGCCATTTTCTTGTGACGGGGGATGTCTATCGTAGAGATTCCATCGACTCAACTCATTATCCCGTCTTTCATCAG ATGGAAGGTTTTCGTGTCTTTTCTCCTGATGAATGGGCGGGTTCTGGAATGGATGGAACATCTTATGCAGCCATGGACCTGAAGAAGTCGTTGGAGGGTTTAGCAAAACATCTCTTTG GCGCTGTGGACATGCGCTGGGTCGACACGTACTTTCCATTCACAAATCCATCTTTTGAACTGGAAATATATTTTCAG GAAAAATGGATGGAGGTTTTAGGGTGTGGAGTTACAGAGCAGgagattttaaaaagaaatggaAGAATGGATCATGTCGCGTGGGCCTTTGGACTTGGGTTGGAACGCTTAGCGATGGTTCTCTTTGATATACCGGATATTCGACTTTTTTGGTCAAATGATCAGCGATTCACATCACAG TTCTCAGAGGGCAAGCTGGGTGTCAAGTTCAAGTCTTTCTCAAAG TATCCTCCTTGCTACAAGGATATGAGTTTTTGGATCAGCGATGCCTTCACGGAGAACAACTTATGTGAAGTTGTGAGAGGAATCGCTGGTGACCTTGTGGAGGAG GTGAAGTTGATTGATAACTTTACGAACAAGAAGGGTATGACCAGCCACTGCTACAGAATCGCGTACAGGTCAATGGAACGTTCGCTTACCGATGAGGAGATCAACCAGTTGCAG TGGAGCGTTAGAGAAGCTgtgcaaaataaattaaacgtCATCTTACGATGA
- the LOC109719582 gene encoding mitochondrial substrate carrier family protein ucpB: protein MDGGGTTGNSSPPPPPSSPSSPGRRGVPYAVYHFSTSGAAVAVATAITHPLDVLKVRLQMQLAGQRGNLVGMGGIFTQMVKTEGAGALYLGLAPALTRSVLYGGLRLGLYEPCKYTSEYLFGSSNFGMKFASGAVSGALATALTNPTEVLKVRLQMNSNSTSSPIREMRKIVSEEGIKALWKGVGPAMARAGCLTASQMATYDESKQALLRWALLEEGFHLHLIASCIAGTVGTLVTAPVDMIKTRLMLQRESKGVRTYKNGFHCAYQIVLTEGIRAIYKGGFATFARLGPQTVVTFIVCEKLRELAGIKAI from the exons atggacGGAGGAGGAACCACGGGGAactcctcgccgccgccgcctccctcatCCCCATCTTCGCCCG GGCGGCGCGGGGTGCCGTATGCCGTCTATCATTTCTCTACCAGCGGCGCTGCTGTCGCCGTCGCCACCGCCATCACACATCCATTAg ATGTTCTCAAAGTTAGACTTCAGATGCAGCTTGCTGGCCAGAGAGGAAACTTGGTTGGGATG GGAGGGATTTTCACACAAATGGTAAAAACTGAAGGAGCTGGAGCACTATATTTAGGGCTCGCACCAGCACTTACTAGGTCTGTACTCTACGGTGGTCTTAGATTAGGCTTGTATGAGCCTTGCAAATATACTAGTGAATACTTGTTCGGTTCTTCTAACTTTGGCATGAAATTTGCATCTGGAGCTGTTTCTGGTGCACTTGCGACTGCATTAACAAATCCAACAGAGGTTCTCAAG GTGAGGCTGCAAATGAATTCAAACTCCACAAGTAGTCCCATTAGAGAGATGCGTAAAATTGTGTCAGAAGAAGGGATTAAAGCACTTTGGAAAGGAGTCGGTCCAGCAATGGCCAGAGCAGGTTGTCTTACTGCATCACAAATGGCAACATATGATGAATCCAAGCAG GCCTTGCTCAGGTGGGCACTTCTGGAAGAAGGTTTTCATCTTCATCTCAT CGCAAGCTGCATAGCTGGGACAGTAGGAACTCTTGTAACAGCACCAGTGGACATGATCAAAACCCGATTAATGTTGCAGCGAGAATCTAAAGGAGTTAGAACGTACAAAAATGGATTTCATTGTGCTTACCAG ATAGTGCTAACAGAAGGTATAAGAGCAATTTACAAGGG GGGGTTTGCGACCTTCGCGAGATTAGGTCCGCAGACAGTTGTCACATTTATTGTATGTGAGAAGCTACGGGAACTTGCAGGAATAAAAGCCATCTAG